A genomic segment from Chitinophagaceae bacterium encodes:
- the glf gene encoding UDP-galactopyranose mutase, giving the protein MEQYDFLIVGSGLFGAVFAYKAKQQGKRCLIIEKRNHKGGNIYCSNVEGINVHAYGPHIFHTNDREIWEFVNSFVEFNRFTYMPVAYYKGKMFNLPFNMNTFYQMWQITSPVEAQRKIEEQVKNLNIKNAQNLEEQALMLVGPDIYHALIKGYTEKQWGRKATALPASIIKRIPVRFTFDNNYFNDNYQGIPIGGYNKLIDGLLEGIEVKLNTDYFEDFDYFNRLAKNIIYTGPIDRFYTYRFGALAYRSLNFQQEILNMPNYQGNAAVNYTDSEVPYTRIIEHKHFEFGNQPATVITKEFPVEWQKGAEPFYPVNDAKNNKQYRDYASLAKAEEKIIFGGRLAEYKYYDMHQVIASALKKADIVLNNKKFS; this is encoded by the coding sequence ATGGAACAATATGATTTTCTTATTGTAGGTTCGGGGCTCTTTGGGGCCGTGTTTGCATACAAAGCTAAGCAGCAGGGCAAGCGATGCCTTATTATTGAAAAACGCAACCATAAGGGTGGTAATATTTATTGCAGCAATGTAGAAGGCATAAATGTTCATGCTTACGGTCCGCATATTTTTCATACCAACGACCGGGAAATTTGGGAATTCGTAAACAGCTTTGTTGAATTTAACCGCTTTACTTATATGCCGGTTGCCTATTATAAAGGTAAAATGTTCAACCTGCCTTTTAACATGAACACTTTTTACCAAATGTGGCAAATCACAAGCCCGGTGGAAGCACAACGAAAAATTGAAGAGCAGGTAAAAAACCTCAATATCAAAAATGCGCAAAACCTGGAAGAGCAGGCTTTAATGCTTGTAGGGCCCGATATTTACCATGCCTTAATTAAAGGCTATACGGAAAAACAATGGGGAAGAAAAGCTACTGCCCTGCCTGCTTCAATTATTAAACGCATACCGGTACGTTTTACATTTGACAATAATTATTTTAACGATAACTACCAGGGCATACCTATTGGCGGCTACAACAAATTAATTGATGGCCTCCTGGAAGGTATAGAAGTAAAATTAAATACTGATTATTTTGAAGACTTTGATTATTTTAACCGGCTTGCAAAAAATATAATTTACACCGGCCCTATTGACCGCTTTTATACCTATCGGTTTGGTGCATTGGCCTACAGAAGTTTAAATTTTCAACAGGAAATATTAAACATGCCCAATTACCAGGGCAATGCAGCCGTAAATTACACCGATAGCGAAGTGCCTTATACTAGAATAATAGAACACAAGCATTTTGAATTTGGCAACCAGCCTGCAACCGTTATTACCAAAGAATTTCCGGTAGAATGGCAAAAAGGTGCAGAGCCTTTTTACCCGGTAAATGATGCCAAAAATAACAAACAATACCGGGACTATGCCTCATTGGCCAAAGCTGAAGAAAAAATAATTTTTGGCGGAAGGCTTGCAGAATATAAATATTACGATATGCACCAGGTAATTGCATCTGCACTTAAAAAGGCAGATATTGTACTCAACAATAAAAAATTTTCCTGA
- a CDS encoding acyltransferase, whose protein sequence is MWPNASTKQTGASRIRYIDAYRGVAALGVAWFHIYTCLAGGFAQQTHLIISFETLDAALNYFALWGRWGVRLFFVISGFVLAHSLQKNSRVSGIAAVGKYFIKRSIRLDPTYFAAIGITLICVAFFGSAEILKMHTSPYLSMPHLLTNLFYLNWIMDYPAILSVSWTLALEIQLYIFFAIILYIGEKYAQIFRRERSDAAFIVIVIFSALSLLWPFHIYPEGTNYFPRFLFIFLSGVLLYNSFLEKRYLFVFIVFDIILIVFGFVYHDTSVLAIIISHILIAFAHYFLSYRKYIESSFLLYCGKLSYCIYLLHIPIGISACSLMINFIAPYGPINKLLIIPCAIIAILVTLMASHIVYQLVEKKSIAYSSKIRLN, encoded by the coding sequence ATGTGGCCTAATGCTTCAACAAAACAAACCGGCGCTTCCAGGATAAGGTATATAGATGCATACAGAGGTGTTGCAGCGTTGGGTGTTGCCTGGTTTCATATTTATACCTGCCTTGCAGGAGGCTTTGCACAGCAAACCCATTTAATTATTTCTTTTGAAACTTTAGATGCTGCACTAAATTATTTTGCTTTGTGGGGAAGATGGGGTGTTCGTTTATTTTTTGTAATCTCCGGCTTTGTTTTGGCGCATTCTCTTCAAAAAAATTCCCGGGTTTCGGGCATTGCTGCAGTAGGAAAATATTTTATTAAGCGCAGTATAAGGCTGGACCCCACCTATTTTGCCGCCATTGGCATTACCCTTATATGCGTTGCTTTTTTTGGCAGCGCCGAAATTTTAAAAATGCATACCAGCCCTTATCTTTCCATGCCGCATCTTTTAACCAATTTGTTTTACCTCAATTGGATAATGGATTATCCGGCAATTTTATCGGTATCGTGGACGCTGGCCCTGGAAATTCAATTGTATATTTTCTTTGCCATAATATTATACATTGGCGAAAAATATGCACAAATATTTCGCAGAGAAAGAAGTGATGCTGCTTTTATAGTTATCGTCATCTTCTCGGCACTTTCGCTGCTTTGGCCTTTTCATATTTACCCCGAAGGCACAAACTATTTTCCCCGTTTCCTGTTTATCTTTTTATCGGGTGTGCTGCTGTATAATTCTTTTTTGGAGAAAAGGTATTTATTTGTTTTTATTGTTTTTGATATTATTTTAATTGTATTTGGCTTTGTATATCATGATACCTCTGTATTGGCAATTATTATTTCTCATATACTCATTGCTTTTGCACATTATTTTTTAAGCTATAGAAAATATATCGAATCTTCTTTTTTGCTTTATTGCGGCAAACTCAGCTATTGTATATATTTACTACATATACCAATTGGTATTTCGGCATGCAGCCTTATGATTAATTTTATTGCGCCTTATGGCCCTATTAATAAATTGCTCATTATTCCATGTGCCATTATTGCTATATTAGTTACCCTCATGGCTTCTCATATTGTTTACCAGCTGGTTGAAAAAAAGTCAATAGCCTACAGCTCCAAAATCAGGTTAAATTAA
- a CDS encoding outer membrane beta-barrel protein, with amino-acid sequence MSKFIYAQDLKVEVNGGLANYQGDLQGKRFTLSNSKAAFGAGLSYSLNNHFSIRGIAGYMHIAADDKNNTKATGIAYRNLNFTSRVLEAQLALEYYLYNMQERNFSPYIFAGIAAFHFNPYSFDSLGNKVFLRPLSTEGQGLTAYPERKPYNTKQVAIPFGAGLKLSLSPDIAVAVELNIRKTFTDYLDDVSMNYVDSAQLMAVKGPKAVAFAYRGNEIHGAPPYPAEGAQRGNPKIKDWYYTTLLRLQFRILGNSSGIFSRQKNKLGCPGKVY; translated from the coding sequence TTGTCAAAGTTTATTTATGCTCAGGACCTAAAGGTTGAAGTGAATGGCGGTTTGGCCAATTACCAGGGCGACCTGCAAGGCAAACGCTTTACGCTTAGCAATTCTAAAGCTGCTTTTGGCGCCGGGTTAAGTTATAGCCTCAACAATCATTTCAGCATCAGGGGTATTGCAGGCTATATGCATATTGCTGCCGATGATAAAAACAATACCAAAGCTACAGGTATTGCCTACCGCAACCTCAATTTTACCAGCCGTGTATTGGAGGCTCAACTGGCGCTGGAGTATTATTTATACAACATGCAGGAACGAAATTTTTCACCTTATATTTTTGCCGGAATTGCTGCGTTTCATTTTAATCCCTATAGCTTTGACTCACTGGGAAACAAAGTATTTTTAAGGCCGTTAAGCACCGAAGGGCAGGGTTTAACTGCCTATCCCGAAAGGAAGCCTTATAATACCAAACAGGTTGCTATTCCATTTGGCGCAGGCCTTAAACTATCCTTAAGCCCCGATATTGCGGTGGCTGTAGAATTGAATATACGCAAAACTTTTACCGATTACCTTGACGATGTAAGTATGAATTATGTGGACTCGGCACAACTAATGGCTGTAAAGGGCCCTAAGGCAGTAGCTTTTGCCTACCGTGGCAACGAAATACATGGCGCCCCGCCCTACCCCGCTGAAGGCGCACAAAGGGGAAACCCCAAAATAAAAGACTGGTATTACACAACTTTATTGCGCCTTCAATTTCGCATACTGGGCAATAGTAGTGGTATTTTTAGCAGGCAAAAGAACAAATTAGGTTGCCCCGGTAAGGTTTACTAA
- a CDS encoding polysaccharide biosynthesis/export family protein yields the protein MTVLQEWSGYKFFTGKFFLGLGFFTLTLTSCYTVNKPPTNFKTLPRDTTLSGFVTNDFQSKIAKGDILSITISSLSATEDAIFNFSGAGGNSSVNTLGSGFLVDSTGNISVHKIGQVKAEGLTRKELAKALETAMLPFMKDPIVNVGFLNRKITVLGSVKAPSVVALQAEQMPLLDALVLCGDLTEEANRKDIMIIREKGNTKEIKHLNLEDHSIFSSPWYYVQPNDIVYVTAGINEEKIAEEKRRNTQMTITLVASSVSLLVALVNIFTR from the coding sequence ATGACAGTTTTACAAGAATGGAGCGGGTATAAATTTTTTACAGGAAAGTTTTTTTTAGGTTTGGGTTTTTTTACCCTTACATTAACTTCCTGCTATACCGTTAACAAGCCACCCACAAATTTTAAAACACTTCCCAGGGATACCACGCTAAGCGGATTTGTTACCAACGATTTTCAATCTAAAATTGCAAAAGGTGATATACTGAGCATTACCATCAGCAGCCTGAGTGCAACAGAGGATGCCATTTTTAATTTTTCCGGAGCCGGAGGAAATAGTTCTGTCAATACATTGGGTAGCGGTTTTTTGGTAGATAGTACAGGAAATATTTCTGTACATAAAATTGGCCAGGTAAAAGCCGAAGGCCTTACCCGTAAAGAATTAGCAAAAGCACTTGAAACCGCAATGCTGCCTTTTATGAAAGACCCCATTGTAAATGTGGGGTTCCTTAATAGGAAGATAACAGTTTTGGGGAGTGTAAAAGCGCCATCGGTTGTGGCCCTGCAGGCCGAGCAAATGCCTTTGCTGGATGCCCTGGTTTTATGCGGCGATTTAACGGAAGAGGCCAATAGAAAAGATATAATGATTATTAGGGAAAAAGGCAATACCAAAGAAATTAAACACCTTAACCTGGAAGATCATTCCATTTTTTCATCACCCTGGTATTATGTACAGCCCAACGATATTGTATATGTAACTGCAGGCATCAATGAAGAAAAAATTGCTGAGGAAAAACGCAGGAATACCCAAATGACTATCACCCTTGTTGCCAGCAGTGTATCACTTTTGGTTGCCTTAGTAAATATTTTCACCAGGTAA